In Topomyia yanbarensis strain Yona2022 chromosome 2, ASM3024719v1, whole genome shotgun sequence, one DNA window encodes the following:
- the LOC131683667 gene encoding mitochondrial import inner membrane translocase subunit Tim16: MAKYIAQIVVLGTQIVGRAFARALKQEIAASQEAAKRAGGGKQGQSRVAANLRTGMTLEEAQQILNLTKLEPEEIQKNYEHLFQVNDKAKGGSFYLQSKVFRAKERIDQELKATKPPEGKSKETGETHESA; the protein is encoded by the exons ATGGCCAAATACATCGCTCAGATCGTTGTTCTGGGTACACAAATCGTAGGTCGGGCTTTCGCTCGGGCTCTGAAGCAAGAGATTGCCGCATCACAAGAAGCTGCAAAGCGGGCCGGTGGTGGCAAGCAGGGGCAAAGCCGTGTAGCTGCCAATCTTAGAACGG GAATGACTTTGGAAGAGGCGCAACAGATTTTGAATCTTACTAAACTTGAACCAGAAGAGATTCAGAAGAACTATGAGCATTTGTTCCAGGTTAACGACAAAGCGAAGGGAGGTTCTTTTTACCTACAATCTAAAGTGTTCCGTGCTAAGGAGCGAATAGACCAGGAACTGAAAGCTACCAAACCACCCGAAGGCAAATCAAAAGAAACTGGCGAAACGCATGAAAGTGCGTGA